One genomic window of Aethina tumida isolate Nest 87 chromosome 3, icAetTumi1.1, whole genome shotgun sequence includes the following:
- the LOC109594845 gene encoding serine protease inhibitor 42Dd isoform X1, protein MKRLFIFLAAVIGVLTDEPVEEFINGNRQFTADIYKEIVKSNSGNFLVSPISAETILALALEGSKGATADELIKGLKFPSTKERTASSLKSLLPQFQTSNDEIKLLSANKVYVNQNFSVNDDFKIIAKQNYLADAENIAFGEPLKAANAINSWVEDQTAGKIRGIVPPSALSDNIKAVLVNTLYFLGKWHLFERIDTRDEIFYSPSGSKEVPTMHTTETLNYYENKELKAKFLEIPYSGNEVVLTIVLPYQKVQLEQIEDKLVEALKPQPYTSERVYVALPKFSIESSVKFVPILQSLGVKKAFIGGEADLSGIGGKKGDLFISDILQKTFINVTETGTEAASSTAAKREPKVYWVRKLVNKFRAVRPFLFFVKYRNVIIYVGKVTNPLLQ, encoded by the exons ATGAAGaggctttttatatttttggccGCCGTAATAGGAGTTTTGACCGACGAACCCGTTGAAGAATTCATTAATGGCAACAGGCAATTTACTGCAGATATTTACAAG GAAATAGTAAAATCAAACAGCGGCAACTTTCTCGTAAGTCCAATCTCAGCAGAAACTATATTGGCTTTGGCCCTTGAGGGATCCAAAGGCGCAACCGCTGATGAACTTATTAAAGGCTTAAAATTTCCATCAACTAAAGAAAGAACCGCCTCGAGTCTTAAGTCACTTCTTCCACAGTTCCAAACTAGCAACGATGAAATTAAGTTACTCTCAGCCAATAAAGTTTacgttaatcaaaatttttcagtgAATGATGACTTTAAAATCATTGcaaaacaaaactatttaGCTGATGCGGAGAATATTGCATTTGGAGAACCCTTAAAGGCAGCAAATGCCATCAATTCATGGGTGGAGGATCAAACTGCTGGGAAAATACGTGGAATAGTGCCACCATCAGCTCTTTCCGATAATATTAAGGCAGTACTAGTCAatactttatactttttgGGAAAATGGCATTTGTTCGAGCGCATTGACACTAgggatgaaatattttattctcctAGTGGTTCCAAGGAAGTACCCACCATGCACACGACTGAAACTTTGAACTATTACGAGAACAAAGAATTGAAGGCTAAGTTCTTGGAGATTCCTTATTCTGGAAATGAAGTTGTGTTGACGATTGTGTTACCCTATCAGAAGGTGCAGCTTGAACAGATTGAAGACAAATTGGTTGAGGCTTTGAAACCTCAACCGTACACTTCAGAGCGCGTATACGTTGCTTTGCCCAAATTCTCCATTGAATCCAGTGTAAAATTTGTCCCAATTTTGCAAAGT cTGGGCGTAAAAAAAGCCTTTATCGGAGGCGAAGCCGATTTAAGCGGAATTGGTGGTAAAAAGGGGGACTTGTTTATtagtgacattttacaaaaaactttCATTAATGTAACTGAAACTGGCACCGAAGCTGCGTCATCAACTGCCG CAAAAAGGGAACCAAAAGTGTACTGGGTCAGAAAATTAGTCAATAAATTCAGAGCAGTACGGCCGTTCTTATTCTTCGTTAAATACCGGAACGTTATAATTTACGTTGGCAAAGTCACAAATCCACTCCTGCAGTGA
- the LOC109594845 gene encoding serine protease inhibitor 42Dd isoform X3, whose product MKRLFIFLAAVIGVLTDEPVEEFINGNRQFTADIYKEIVKSNSGNFLVSPISAETILALALEGSKGATADELIKGLKFPSTKERTASSLKSLLPQFQTSNDEIKLLSANKVYVNQNFSVNDDFKIIAKQNYLADAENIAFGEPLKAANAINSWVEDQTAGKIRGIVPPSALSDNIKAVLVNTLYFLGKWHLFERIDTRDEIFYSPSGSKEVPTMHTTETLNYYENKELKAKFLEIPYSGNEVVLTIVLPYQKVQLEQIEDKLVEALKPQPYTSERVYVALPKFSIESSVKFVPILQSLGVKKAFIGGEADLSGIGGKKGDLFISDILQKTFINVTETGTEAASSTAALIDIRVGSDNSSAFDFIADRPFIFFISLKKVILFIGKLGDI is encoded by the exons ATGAAGaggctttttatatttttggccGCCGTAATAGGAGTTTTGACCGACGAACCCGTTGAAGAATTCATTAATGGCAACAGGCAATTTACTGCAGATATTTACAAG GAAATAGTAAAATCAAACAGCGGCAACTTTCTCGTAAGTCCAATCTCAGCAGAAACTATATTGGCTTTGGCCCTTGAGGGATCCAAAGGCGCAACCGCTGATGAACTTATTAAAGGCTTAAAATTTCCATCAACTAAAGAAAGAACCGCCTCGAGTCTTAAGTCACTTCTTCCACAGTTCCAAACTAGCAACGATGAAATTAAGTTACTCTCAGCCAATAAAGTTTacgttaatcaaaatttttcagtgAATGATGACTTTAAAATCATTGcaaaacaaaactatttaGCTGATGCGGAGAATATTGCATTTGGAGAACCCTTAAAGGCAGCAAATGCCATCAATTCATGGGTGGAGGATCAAACTGCTGGGAAAATACGTGGAATAGTGCCACCATCAGCTCTTTCCGATAATATTAAGGCAGTACTAGTCAatactttatactttttgGGAAAATGGCATTTGTTCGAGCGCATTGACACTAgggatgaaatattttattctcctAGTGGTTCCAAGGAAGTACCCACCATGCACACGACTGAAACTTTGAACTATTACGAGAACAAAGAATTGAAGGCTAAGTTCTTGGAGATTCCTTATTCTGGAAATGAAGTTGTGTTGACGATTGTGTTACCCTATCAGAAGGTGCAGCTTGAACAGATTGAAGACAAATTGGTTGAGGCTTTGAAACCTCAACCGTACACTTCAGAGCGCGTATACGTTGCTTTGCCCAAATTCTCCATTGAATCCAGTGTAAAATTTGTCCCAATTTTGCAAAGT cTGGGCGTAAAAAAAGCCTTTATCGGAGGCGAAGCCGATTTAAGCGGAATTGGTGGTAAAAAGGGGGACTTGTTTATtagtgacattttacaaaaaactttCATTAATGTAACTGAAACTGGCACCGAAGCTGCGTCATCAACTGCCG caTTGATTGATATACGTGTGGGGTCGGACAATAGTTCAGCGTTTGACTTTATTGCTGATCGTCccttcatatttttcataagtcTGAAAAAAGTTATCCTGTTTATTGGAAAACTTggagacatttaa